The uncultured Desulfuromonas sp. genome has a segment encoding these proteins:
- a CDS encoding response regulator receiver protein codes for MLPVIIAYQSPAESAALKQCVEQAGCIAKPVATLNGAIEVLRQEDRAIMLLGKSFEGRNALDVIPIFRYLHKQLKIILLADDATVGFLRQARAAGIFYHAMEPHDKEDCHELQLALECAREACEKQEKSLWKKLTPVFGA; via the coding sequence ATGTTACCCGTGATTATTGCCTACCAGTCTCCCGCTGAAAGCGCCGCATTGAAACAATGCGTCGAACAGGCCGGGTGTATTGCCAAGCCGGTCGCCACACTCAATGGAGCCATTGAAGTGCTGCGCCAAGAGGATAGGGCGATCATGCTGCTGGGTAAAAGCTTTGAGGGTCGTAACGCGTTGGATGTCATCCCGATCTTCCGCTATCTGCACAAACAGCTGAAAATCATCCTGTTGGCTGATGATGCCACGGTCGGCTTCTTGCGCCAGGCGCGTGCTGCAGGAATTTTCTATCACGCCATGGAACCACATGACAAAGAGGATTGCCACGAACTGCAGCTGGCACTGGAATGTGCCCGTGAGGCGTGTGAGAAGCAGGAAAAAAGTCTTTGGAAGAAACTGACTCCGGTCTTCGGTGCATAG
- the aroF gene encoding 3-deoxy-7-phosphoheptulonate synthase, with protein MIIVMEQSSDPQLTDAVVARIRELGYEPHLIQGSNRQVIGAVGDERGKMVLQSIESMPGVESVVPILKPYKLASREVCPESSQVEIQPGLVFGGDELIVMAGPCSVESEQQIVETAHAVKRAGAKVLRGGAFKPRTSPYSFQGMEEDGLKLLATAREETGLPIITEVVNPRDVELVARYSDIMQVGARNMQNFALLKMLGQLDKPILLKRGMSATIQEFLMSAEYILAEGNHRVIMCERGIRTFETATRNTLDISAVPVLKEQTHLPVVIDPSHATGHSSLVPSMCYASVAAGCDGLIVEVHPNPEKAASDGPQSLRPAAFADMMMKLKNFAEVSGRTLPEVGGSL; from the coding sequence ATGATTATCGTGATGGAACAGAGCAGTGATCCCCAGTTGACTGACGCCGTGGTTGCCCGCATTCGTGAGTTAGGCTATGAGCCGCACCTGATTCAGGGCTCCAATCGCCAGGTGATCGGCGCAGTGGGTGACGAGCGCGGCAAAATGGTGCTGCAGAGTATCGAGTCGATGCCCGGCGTGGAAAGTGTTGTCCCGATCCTTAAGCCGTATAAATTGGCCAGCCGCGAAGTGTGTCCCGAGTCCAGCCAAGTGGAGATTCAACCGGGTCTGGTGTTTGGTGGTGACGAACTGATTGTGATGGCCGGACCCTGCTCGGTGGAAAGCGAGCAACAGATTGTCGAAACCGCCCATGCGGTGAAACGGGCCGGTGCTAAAGTTCTTCGCGGCGGCGCATTTAAGCCGCGCACCAGCCCTTACTCTTTCCAGGGCATGGAAGAGGATGGCCTGAAACTGCTGGCCACGGCGCGCGAAGAGACCGGTCTGCCGATCATCACCGAGGTGGTTAATCCGCGTGATGTGGAACTGGTCGCCCGTTATAGCGACATCATGCAGGTGGGGGCGCGTAACATGCAGAACTTTGCCCTGCTGAAAATGCTCGGTCAATTGGATAAACCGATTCTGCTCAAGCGCGGCATGTCAGCGACGATCCAGGAGTTTTTGATGAGCGCGGAATATATCCTCGCTGAGGGTAACCATCGGGTGATTATGTGTGAGCGCGGTATCCGCACATTTGAAACCGCCACCCGCAACACGCTGGACATTTCAGCGGTACCGGTCCTCAAGGAGCAAACCCATTTGCCGGTGGTGATTGATCCATCCCATGCCACAGGCCATTCCAGCCTTGTCCCGTCTATGTGCTATGCGTCAGTGGCCGCCGGTTGTGATGGGCTGATTGTTGAGGTGCATCCGAATCCGGAAAAAGCTGCCAGCGACGGACCCCAGTCATTGCGTCCGGCGGCATTTGCCGATATGATGATGAAGTTGAAGAATTTCGCGGAGGTTTCCGGACGGACATTGCCCGAGGTTGGTGGTTCGCTCTGA
- the serA gene encoding phosphoglycerate dehydrogenase: protein MMKVIITDEISEAGLQTLREDSRIEVDVKLGLSVPELHEVIGGYDAIITRSGTTVDAALLDCATNLKIVARAGVGIDNVDVEYASSKGVIVVNAPFGNTNSAAEHTMAILLSFCRNVTIANASLKSGEWKRAPFTGHELKHKTMGIIGLGKVGGRVALRGKAFEMDVMAYDPYISEKRGTDLGVKLVSLEELIRYADVLTVHTPLNEETRGMITAEHFEKMKDGIIVINCARGGIIEEEAMLQALESGKVTGAAFDVWSKEPPDTDTLKKLIGHPNMVVTPHLGANTFEAQKNVAVDVSREIINYIDGKPMENAVNIPKFDPDLMEQMRPFMELISKLGEFICQLAPANPDKITFSYQGKLARFDCAPLTVCGLAALLNKQTEVEVNMVNARMIARNMGIAVEEMRTTESESFSSLVSIQLESSAGVRTIAGTLFEGMPKIVKMRDYKTDFQPEPHMLVINYEDRPGMLGKIGTILGEANINIGNMNLGRREKAGEAMVVFSVDTPVEQETLDKITAACDARFIKAIRMQ, encoded by the coding sequence ATGATGAAAGTAATTATTACCGACGAAATTTCCGAAGCAGGTTTGCAAACCCTTCGTGAAGATTCCCGCATCGAGGTGGATGTCAAACTGGGGCTGAGTGTCCCCGAACTGCATGAGGTGATTGGCGGTTATGATGCGATCATTACCCGGAGCGGGACGACAGTGGATGCGGCGCTGCTCGATTGTGCCACCAACCTGAAGATTGTTGCCCGCGCCGGTGTCGGCATCGACAATGTCGATGTGGAGTACGCCAGCAGTAAAGGGGTGATCGTCGTCAATGCACCGTTCGGTAATACCAACTCGGCGGCTGAGCACACCATGGCAATTTTGTTGTCGTTTTGCCGTAATGTCACCATTGCCAACGCCAGTTTGAAAAGCGGCGAGTGGAAGCGGGCGCCGTTTACCGGTCATGAACTCAAGCACAAGACCATGGGGATCATTGGTCTGGGTAAGGTCGGTGGTCGCGTAGCGCTGCGCGGCAAAGCATTTGAAATGGATGTGATGGCCTATGACCCGTATATCTCGGAAAAGCGTGGTACGGATCTCGGTGTTAAATTGGTTTCACTCGAAGAGCTGATTCGTTACGCGGATGTGCTGACGGTACACACACCGCTCAACGAAGAGACTCGAGGGATGATAACGGCGGAACACTTCGAAAAAATGAAGGACGGCATCATCGTGATCAACTGTGCTCGCGGCGGCATCATTGAGGAAGAAGCGATGTTGCAGGCTCTGGAGAGCGGCAAAGTAACCGGCGCCGCCTTTGATGTGTGGAGCAAGGAACCGCCCGACACGGATACCTTGAAAAAGTTGATCGGCCATCCCAACATGGTAGTCACGCCGCATCTCGGTGCCAATACCTTTGAAGCACAGAAAAACGTGGCCGTCGACGTCAGCCGCGAAATTATCAATTATATCGACGGCAAGCCCATGGAAAATGCCGTCAATATTCCCAAATTCGATCCTGACTTGATGGAGCAGATGCGTCCGTTCATGGAGCTGATCAGCAAGCTGGGCGAGTTCATCTGTCAGCTGGCCCCGGCTAATCCGGACAAGATCACCTTTTCCTATCAAGGAAAACTGGCCCGTTTTGATTGTGCTCCGCTGACTGTATGTGGCTTGGCCGCCCTGCTCAACAAGCAGACCGAGGTCGAGGTCAACATGGTCAATGCGCGCATGATTGCCCGTAATATGGGCATTGCCGTCGAAGAGATGCGTACCACGGAATCGGAGTCCTTCTCCAGCTTGGTGTCGATTCAGCTCGAATCCTCTGCCGGAGTGCGCACCATTGCCGGGACACTGTTTGAAGGCATGCCGAAGATCGTTAAAATGCGCGATTACAAGACGGACTTCCAGCCCGAGCCGCACATGCTGGTCATCAACTATGAAGATCGCCCCGGTATGCTGGGTAAGATCGGCACCATTCTTGGGGAAGCCAACATCAATATCGGCAATATGAACTTGGGGCGTCGCGAAAAAGCCGGTGAGGCCATGGTGGTCTTTTCGGTG